One genomic segment of Hordeum vulgare subsp. vulgare chromosome 2H, MorexV3_pseudomolecules_assembly, whole genome shotgun sequence includes these proteins:
- the LOC123424643 gene encoding uncharacterized protein LOC123424643 — MGRRAAGVVPAPRRDRPAIDVVGSGAAVARSLHRSGSHRTLHNLKISRRIHANRTSQPPAFLYPAVAFRSSSAEDISRTSQELLPPAMGNLVPASAGGGKVVLPDGSVRALGENTSVAELMVEHPRHFVVDARLVAAGGAKVAALPADHLLDGAGVYVVLPATRGRVSADEARRALAVSRLLARCRSMPVSALERRDEAAPLLGVVGDQQPELRSQELTRSGPWKPSLKTIEERVLPRKVPHWLF; from the coding sequence ATGGGTCGCCGCGCCGCCGGCGTTGTCCCGGCGCCGCGCCGTGACCGCCCAGCCATTGACGTTGTTGGTAGCGGAGCAGCTGTGGCCCGCTCGCTCCATCGATCAGGTTCACACCGAACCCTCCACAATTTAAAAATCTCTCGCCGGATCCACGCCAACCGAACCTCGCAACCGCCAGCGTTTTTATACCCTGCCGTCGCCTTCCGCTCTTCCTCGGCCGAGGACATCAGCCGCACATCGCAAGAGCTGCTGCCGCCCGCCATGGGCAACCTGGTTCCGGCGAGCGCCGGCGGCGGGAAGGTCGTGCTGCCGGACGGGAGCGTCCGGGCTTTGGGCGAGAACACGTCCGTGGCCGAGCTCATGGTGGAGCACCCGCGCCACTTCGTGGTGGACGCGCGCCTCGTGGCGGCCGGCGGGGCCAAGGTCGCCGCGCTGCCGGCCGACCACCTGCTGGACGGTGCCGGGGTGTACGTCGTGCTCCCGGCCACCCGGGGCAGGGTCTCCGCCGACGAGGCCCGGCGAGCGCTCGCGGTGTCGCGGCTGCTTGCGCGGTGCCGGTCGATGCCGGTCAGTGCGCTGGAGCGGCGGGACGAGGCGGCGCCGTTGCTCGGCGTGGTCGGTGACCAGCAGCCGGAGCTACGGAGCCAGGAACTGACGCGCAGCGGGCCGTGGAAGCCCAGCTTGAAGACGATCGAAGAGCGCGTGCTGCCGAGGAAGGTGCCTCACTGGCTCTTCTGA